A stretch of DNA from Solea solea chromosome 20, fSolSol10.1, whole genome shotgun sequence:
ggacttgtGCTGATCCATGGTCTCCATCATCGTccctgatgctgatgctgctggaCTTGTGCTGATCCATGGTCTCCATCATCGTccctgatgctgatgctgctggaCTTGTGCTGATCCATGGTCTCCATCATCGTCCCTGATGCTTATGCTGCTGGACTTGTGCTGATCCATGGTCTCCATCATCGTccctgatgctgatgctgctggaCTTGTGCTGATCCATGGTCTCCATCATCGTccctgatgctgatgctgctggaCTTGTGCTGATCCATGGTCTCCATCATTgtccctgatgctgctgctgactccCTGGTGTCTGACTACATGGTCGTGTCCACAACAGAGGAGCGGTGGAATTTTCCTCTCTGCTGTGGAGCCATGGACAGGTAAGCCCCACCCAGCTCAGGATCCCTGTACCACAACGACAAGGGAACATTATCACTGGTTCTGTTGGCAGTTGTGGACGCCCAGTGTTGTTTCAGGGTGATTGATGTTGGGGGCTACGTGAGGACCAGTGATTGTGGCCTTTGGTCAGGCTCTTCGTTCAGGCACTCTTCAACTGCCTGCTGATTTGCCATTGCCAGGGGGGCAGAGCTCATAGTACCCCTGCCCCATCCCACTCAGGACAAACCTCATGGGGCCATTCCCGAGACAGCTGTTTCAATTACCGTCTGTCCTGAGCTCGgcgggtggtggtggaggatgTACAGAGATGTGGCAGAGAAGTGTGCGAAGGCGACCTGTGTTCCCCACAACTTCCTGAGGAAGTCAGTCCAGGAGAGGTGGAGCCACTGCCAGGACACAACTTAACCAGGGAGTCTCTCAGGGTGAGGGAGGTCTTCACAGAAGAGGGAGCAGGAAATGTCTACACAGAACTCCCCCAAAACCACTCCAAACCTGGtctatgccaggcctgtaagtggcgctgtaatgCTACACTTAAACCTGAGAAGCCTGGAtacacattacagatataataacagtaACAGAGACTCTGAGGACCACGAGTAGGTCTGTTAGGATGATAAGGTAAATCTAGCTCTTTAAGGTAAGATGGAGCCTGATCATGAAGTGCTtggtacgtgaggaggaggatttgaaatgatttctgAACTGTTCCGGGAgtcagtgtagagaagctaacaccaGAGTGACTTTGAGGATTAAGAATAACCTGGAGCCCATGTGACCTGGCTGCTGACCTGTCCACGAGTGTAACCTGATGCCGTCAAAGGTCAGCTGGTGTTGGCTTCAGCTCCACCCACAAGCCTCCTtggtagaaaatgaattcaTTCAATTTTAAATAACTGACAATAGTCGAATAATGCAAATGCATTTTTCTTCCCGTGCAGGTGAAGGTcaggacaaaacacacaacgtacacacgacacacaaactcaaaggtttctgacttcctggtttatttccgggttgtgAGGCCCATAGAGCACgtgcagtagtgttactcccatcATGCATCTGGGCTTTGTGGACAAGCCGTCTGCGTTCTCGACTTGCTCGGCGTGTCCACGGACAGccaaaggcatgatgggagtataTTTAAGCatgatatataaaatattttgatatgttatttttatgatgctatatttagtatttagtatatttgtaatgcattttaaaaaatgttaaacgCCTCAGCTCGTCATTGCACGGATCAAACACTGTATGATAATTATctgtaaactgaaaaaaacccGACGGAAAATactaatatattataatattaatattgtagAACATTATTCTGTTAACTATatgtttatttgacatcatcaaacttatTTGTCAggtcaacacattttaaatatatctaCAATGTTATTGCCCAAAAATGTTACTTTCAcataatataaagctcacaatcattattattattattattattattcttattgttgttgttgttatcattattattattatcatcgtCATTATACTAATATCTTTCTTACACtgattatattaatataatgatcataaaatgtataaataaagtcaggccagaaaacctaCAGACTTGTGATCATATTATttggaacaataacaacatgttaAACATATAGTTTTAAaactctaattcatgtgttcatcacatgtATCGGTAACTTGGTGAGCGCAGATCTCAGGTCATCACACCGTCatctgtgtcacagtgtcagtgtgaatCTGTTGACTTTTCTTTGTTCTTACATTGACTGATTTTGCCTGATTGCTGAAATGGGAGGAGTTACACACGTGCCTGGTGAAcacaagagtgtgtgtctgtttattcAATGTTCCAACAGAATCCTCACATCTGCTgtggaggaaaccagagaaccggACAAGAAGAACACgcagactccacacacacagaggacttTGTCTTTTTGCTCTAAGGCAACAGTACTCGCCACTAATCACCCTCAATAAATACAATGTGAAATCAGAAAGATAAGAATAGAAAtactagtgctgtcagttaaacgcgttattaacggcgttattaacggcgttaacacaaacccattttaatgGCGTCGTGAGATGAACGTTCTTTTTGACCGAGCAAactttgtggtgtttttcacatgctgttgcaacaactagtaacgttagaaaaactacaacaccacactcgaccggaaacaacacaacagacacgctgcacacacttgtttgggccAGAGAGTCGCAGCTAACGTTCTCttttgagtggatggcgagcgatgtgtgcttctccgtctccaacgcagcctggatcatttctccaTTTCATTACGGCACTTCATTCACATGGGCCACGCGGTGGTACAGTgtttagcactctcgccttgcagcgagaagacttTTATGATAGATACAAATGTGCCATTAATTGAGATTAATTgtgttaactgtgacattattGCGTTAAATTGCGATTCAATcttttaatcgtttgacagcactaataaaCAGTAGTTTTACTAACTTAACTACATTAACCCGTATCTTTGTGAAGAGCAATTCTGAAGGTCATACACATTTTCTAGAAGCCActtattgtttgtctttgttcatgTTGACGAGCTTTGAGCTTTGATAACCTGATGAAAGTGTTCTGgggcaggaagtgaatgtgATCAACTATGTCACTGATGTTTTCACAGGTTTGTTTCATGTCTGTAATTGTGTATCATCCATCtaccactagatgtcagcatCTTATTAGTTGACTGTCTAATTGGTCTGTGACTAGAAAGTTAACAGGATCATGTTGACGGGTGATCACAAGCATGATCACTTCTGAGTTATTATCTGTTCAGCAGAACTGGACCAGGACCAAAAAATGACCTTCCACCATCTTGGGAGAgattcaatttcaattcaattcaattttatttgtatagcaccaaatcataacatacattatctcaaggcactgtacatagacaacatcaaggagagcagagaaacacaacagttcaatGACTGAatatactgtttatttttagaatCGATCAATCTGTCGACTAGTTTCTCCATTAATATTAAAGTATTCTttcgtccataaaatgttgaaaaatgtcgatcagtgtttaactaacctggaaatcatgatgttttcaaatttcttttcagttttaatgattatttatttatgatttatgattattatataaGGAGGCTCgaaaatcagaaatcttgtaTTAATTGTTAAAACAAACTCTAAAACTGATTAGACCCCCGTGCTCTTTTTATCCATACTCACTTCACTCCAACTCTGCCGTAACTCAAATAGCAAAATTTGATAACCTGGGAAGGGGGGGGTGCAGGGAGGGGAGGGCTGAGAGCGTCCTTCAAGAAAATCAATTATGGGGGCCCCGAGCCGTCAGCCCCACTGGTGACGCCCGTGGCCGGTCCAAGCCTGTTAGCACATAAACATCAACATTGATTACATTGAAGTCGAGTGTCACCAAGCGACTATCAAATAAAATGAGACcgtagttttgttttgtgtgaaatataattattaatagATGTTATTAATATCCACAAATAAATGGATACAGAAGGAGATTTTATTAGGTGGGTTGTTGTTATATTATAATGTTTTTCCAGGTTTCAGAGTTGTGatgctctgtgttttaaacCTAAGTCGGCACCTACTTACTGCTCCTTATTCTTACTGAGCCTTCAAGCTACTGCTACTCACAGAGGTGTTTGTTCCACCTTGTTGTGCACAGTGTGGCACTATGACCCAGACCACCAGCCACAACATGAACATCAATGTGTGCAGAGCTCTAATGAGGGCAAGACCACCCCTGGAAGAACCTCTGATGCCATGAAGTCTTCCATATGTGCACAATGGTGCATTGTTATAACACAATAACTTCATACACTATAATGCAttacatttactgtgttttccACAGTTGATTACAGTGGACACAATTGCACACATGGGGTATTTAAGTGGCACAGACACAGTTTTAGCGTTCCCTCATAATAAAGACAATTGAGACGCGTGAGaccatttctttgtttttatttcatttacattcGGTCGTGATGATTTCATGCCCTTTAAAATATCTGGATAACCAGGTGAAGTAAGTCAGACTTTGTCAAGGTGCATATTGTTCTGTCCTAAGATCAAAGGAAGTGGCTCTGATGAATTTATGTGGCTGTAAAATGTAAGTTATTTTTGAGTGTGTGAGGCCTCACATCTGTGCTCAATCACTACATGGAATCAGGAtcacaggagaacaggagaacaggagaacaggagcCAGACGTGgcgctcagtgtgtgtgttcctcacaGCTGATGGAAAACATGTTTGATGATGGACTGTGGAGAACCTGAGGGTTTAACTGGTGACCTTTTAAACCATGTGGTCAAATCATCAGGACTCCACCTCTGACCTGAGGTTTGGAACGTACCACAGATAAAAGCAAGTGATCGGCCTGAAGCTCGAGCCTGAAGCTCGAGCCTCAATCTCAGCGCGTTACTGCAACTTTGTCTTGTTCATCTAAGTTCATCTAAAACATTGTGTCTTTGACAGTGTTTATGTTGATGTCTCTCACAGCCGtaacaaacaacagctgaacaCGTTGTGTTTCATGTTCTTACCCAATTGAACAGAGGGGAAACAAACctcctaatcctaatcttaatCCACCACTTCAGCtgcaagaaatgaaaaaaaaacttgtttccaggaaattgttcttatttttttgcctaaaaagaaaaataatcttgaCAAGCATGTTTTACATtagaaaaataatctaattttaGGAATACTAACTATTCTAAAATGAATCTTGAATTTCCAGTAACTAGCCACAACAATGGTTTGGATTAAATCCCAGCAGAAGACAAAGATTGTTTAAGACCAATTGCACAACTTTGTGTTTCCCTGTCACTCTCTCCTCGTTAGTTTCTGGGTTTGTGTGTTGTGGGCGTGGCACACCTTCCGTCCAATCACATCACCCAGGGAATATTTCGTAGTGACATCATTATTCCACTTTTACATATGATGTCATATCCTTGTGAGTGTAATCTAGAAGGTTATCAGCAGATATCAGCTCTATGTCGTCATAAACAGTATTGTGCTGCTGATGTGATGCATTTATTACAAGGATATTTCTCACATGTCCGACTTCTCCCgcatgtatttaaatacatacatgtcattttatttattgacgATAGACGATAGATTTCTCCATTTAGCAGATGCTGCACGGTTagctcatgttttcttttaagtaAGGCACGCTTGTTTCCGATGTTGGTCTCATGGTAAACTCATTTGAAAAAATGGGACGTTCAAAACCACTTGCATACATTTGATTATGAACACCTGAGCCTGAGTCCCCTGAATAAGTGATAACTTGGACTATAACAGTTATTTTcaatttactgcattttaaaatagtGTCTCAACTATTTcaaatgaagagaaacaaaaaaaggaaattgattttaatgttaaattagcattttatttacaataaaactaaaataaaaaccatatttttttccaactctctcctctgtggtgacaaagacgctgattcgccggcttcagGTCAGAGACGGACGGAAAGTGAAATATGTGTGATGGATATGGACTAAACATGGTATGTGGAGTGAACGCCACAGAGCGGTCCATACGTGCTATGTTATATACAAACATTACACTAACGGTTAAGTATTCCAAATACATTATCTTAGTTTAGCATCGACACATGAGATCACTCTGATGATTTGAGTTCACCAAAAGCCAGTAAGAAAATGTTACATGCTTGAAGATACTGACTTTACTTTACAGACAGAATGCATTTTCATACAGTTTTGCACAACAAAGTGGACGTTGCTTACAGAagagttatttttgactgaaactataatctataatctgccagacagcAAAATCTAAAGTTTTGGATTAAACTGATTTTCAAAATTTAAATatgatgttaatgttattatttcacAGTCAATTTAATGAATGGTCTCGTTATCACGggaacacagaggaaataaaatgtatgtatgagcCTTTGAAAATACTTTGCCGTAAATGACTGCCTGAAGTTTGGAACACATGGACATCACAAATGCTGAGTTTCCTCCCTGGATATGCGTTTATTACACTGTTATTATCATATGTTATATTGAAATAAACACCTGACATCTACTggtgtcttttatttaaacttGATTTAGTAATATTTGTAGACATATACACTGACACTGTCTCCTCACTTCACACATTGGTGTGCGCGCGCGCATGCGCGTGCACGTAGCCAATAGGGAAGCTCCTGTAAAAGCTCAGGCCGGTAAAAAGCGCTGGTGCGCTCGGGTCTCAGCAGAGAGGCAGTGAACTCAGAGGCTGACGCTCGTGCAGTGACGTGTACCATCACTGCTTCACAGTTTGGCGGATTGTGAGACACATCCAGAgcttcctctgtctgtcatcTCTGGACGCCCCGTTGAGTCGTCATGTACCGGGATGAGAGGGTCAGTGTGCTGACCTGGGATCAGGTGCGGCGTCTGGACTCGATCCTGGCGGAGAGCGTCCCCATCCACGGCCGCGGAAACTTCCCCACGCTGTCCGTGCAGCCCCGACAGCTCGTGCAGGTGAGACACGAGCTCTTCTTATCACACCGACAGGAaacacttaaaattaaaaacataaacattataaacaaaaaagtgtttttattttgaaataaattgtGAAACATATTAACTTGACTTGGCAACATATCGATATTATCTCTGTATCGTGACATGAGACATGATATCCTGATAAagtggttttaaaggctgttgcactgataatcatcatatttattttattgattaatgggtgaaatacacatttattgattaaaaaaatggtttgacgaacactgatcatcatttttaaggttttctgagattttatggaccaaacgattcatcaattaatcaggaaaataatcgacagattaattgattatgaaaataatcgttagttgcagctctacttattttttttctttccatgagCTTGAGAATTTAAGGAGCTGTCAGCACACTGAGGTTTACCCCGGCCGGTCCATTagtggcaaacacacagagacaaacaatgatTTACTTGATTATTGATGTGAGATGAGCCAGTTTGGAGTTGCAAAGGCAAGAATTTTACAGTAAAGTCAATGAATGCTTGACTTTACTGTAAAATCTCAGCTTCTCTCGCCTTGACCTTCACTTTCTATCTCTTTGGCTTTCATGTCTGACtcagtaaatgttttatttacccTCAGACGAGTCTCTTGCATAGATTAAAATGTCCAGGAACCTCAAAGTAGAGGAACAAGTCCAGTATCTCACATGGAGCAGACCATGACTCACTCCCCGAGACCCCCGACAGGCAGATCATGGCATGGACCAACTGGATTTCCCTTCAAATGAAACTCAGCTTCTCTGATTTCTAATGTTCTTCATGCAAACACAGGGGTTAGTTTATGTTTAACGGTCCATCACATGATTTACATGAAACAGAGACATAAACAGAAATGTGATGTTGGGACCTGAACACAGACCTGAAAGGGAGCATCCAGAAACAGCTGATTATGTTCTTCCACAGCAGTGACATGAGATGTCTTCACTTGACTGGTAAATGGACATGTTTGCTTACACATCCAACAGCAAAGGtctcacatttaaaagtgtttgtaaTTCAGGCAAATTGACTTTGTTTTaagtatgttttcattttaaagggaGAGCAGATCCATTTTTGCTCGCACAcacttgtgtattttgtgtagaCTCTTGTGATCGTTacctttgttgtgtttcaggttgTCAAGGCTCGACTGGAGGAGCGGGGCGTGGAGGTACGTGGCGTGAAGCTGAACGGCTCTGCAGCTAGCCATGTGTTGCACCAGGACAATGGCCTCGGCTACAAAGACCTAGACCTGATATTTGGTCTGAATCTCACTGATGACAAAACCTTCCAGCGTGTCAAAGACGTGGTTCTGGACTGCCTGGTGGAGTTCTTGCCTACAGAGGTGAGCAGGGAGCGAGTCTCAGCCCTCGCTCTGAAGGAGGCGTACGTGCAGAAGCTGGTGAAAGTTTGTACCGACACAGATCGCTGGAGTCTGATCTCACTGTCCAACAACACGGGCAAGAACGTGGAGCTGAAGTTTGTGGACTCCCTGAGAAGACAGTTTGAGTTCAGCGTGGACTCCTTCCAGATCACTCTGGActcgctgctgctgtttgaccGCTGCTCACAGACGGAGATGTCTGACACCTTCCACCCCACAGTGCAGGGCGAGAGCATGTACGGACACTTCGGCGAGGCTCTGGATCACCTTCGCTCCAGGACCATCGCCACCCGCAGCCCAGAGGAGATCAGAGGGGGCGGGCTGCTCAaatactgccacctgctggtgcgCGGCTTCCAGCCGTCGTCTGAGATGCAGATGAAGCAGATGCAGCGCTACATGTGTTCACGGTTCTTCATCGACTTCTCTGACATCGGTGAGCAGCGGAGGAAGCTGGAGGCTTATCTGCAGAACCACTTTGCAGGCCTGGAGCACAAGCGCTACGAGTACCTGGTGACGCTGAGGCGCGTGGTGGACCAGAGCACCGTGTGTCTCATGGGTCACGAGCGCAGACAGACGCTGGCTCTGATCTCCACGCTGGCCCGGCGTGTCATGGCTGAACACAACGCTGTTCCTGCTCTGTCCAACATCACCTGCTACTACCAGCCTGCTCCTTATGTCCGAGACGGCAACTTCAGCCATTACTATGTGTCACCTGTGACCACAGTGAGCAGCTCTTATCAAACATGGCTGCCCTGCAGCTGAGCGGTGACGTCACAggttttactgtttactgtatacgtttaaAGGGTACATTGGTGTAGTACTGAAATACtctatttatttgttatgaTGTGAATGTTGTGGAACATGCTGCAGCAAAGCACTGTTCGGGGGGGGACGCTTTTCACTCACGCACCACCCAAACACATGCTGAGGGCTTCGCTGAAGACATGACTGTGGTGGCAGAGTGGCTTTAATGTGACATGTTGGACCATGTGGGTTCTGAACCTGAACACAGGTGACTCTGTACCAGAAaagcttgtttgtgtttcaaaaGTCTTTTAAGAGGAGATTTTCTAATGTTGGGTGGAAGTTTCAACATCAGCAATTTATTGTACACCTTATCAAGAGTGTGTGCACTCATGTTCACATACACACttgtgttgctctctctctctcagtgcgtacacacacacacacacacacacacctagagcTATAAGTTCCATTTTTcctattaaaatgtttttcaaattgAGTTTTTTAACGTTTCACACCAGCaaagtgtaaatgtaaaatttactataatgtaaaaataaagttatttatgCAACacaatatttcagtatttttaatACGTGCTTTAATGCTAaagtttttaataaaacataacTTCACAAAAACAATTGTCAATAccattaaagcaacacaataatGTGCTTAGATACTGGTGAGTTCATCagaggccacgccccctgctCATGTGGAGGCTGGTGTTAGCGCGCTCTCTGACCACAGGCTTCGTATGACCTTTATGACCTTTAGAAGCTCAGTGGTGGTCGCTTGTCTTTTCATGGGTGCagttgattgtgtgtgtgtgtgtgtgtgtgtgtgtgtgtgtggggcccCTAGACACACACGTCATAGGGCCcctagagacacacacacacacacacacacacacacacacacacacacacacacacacacacacacaaacacaaaactaccGCCTCATGAAAAAGAGTAACATACCGATAAAAACTTTAACCTTTTGAAAGATATTTGTAATGATGTAAACTCTGTAGCAATGTAGCTTGTTTGGTTTATGGCCTAGTGTGTACAACGAGTTTGTattgtttctttctcttcaaATCTTATATCAACAATTCTCCTTTGAGCCAcagtaattatattttattctcttttcatttcataatgTCATAATGTGGACGTGCATTGAAAAATGAAGGCTTCATACGTGACGCAGgaacttgttttttgttctgcttCTTGTCTGATGGAGGCTCATGTCTTGTATCTTTACtgacatgtaaatgtgtgtttttgtttagtggAAATAAACTTTCATGTGTAGTTAAACAAATATCCTGCTCAGAAGTGTTTTAAACTCTTTCATCCAGGTTACTGTACATCAGGGTTTATTCTAGGTGATGATGAATGATATGAATTTCATCTAAACTCTTGTTCACTGTCGATCTTTCACAAACTTCTCTCAATCACACAAGCTACactgtgtgttgtctgtgttccATCACTGTGGCCTGACATAAACAGTCTGTAATCCAAGCTCTGTGTCCCACAGCCCTCAGCCAGAGCGTGGACATAAGCCATGTCCCTCTCCATATCCTTGTAGAGGGACAATCCATATCAGATTGCTGTTGCTTGTATTGGACACTGTAAGCTCTAAAGGGAGCAGCTGAGGGAGCAGCTGCATCCAGTCCAGCACTTCAAACTCTCTGAGGCCAGGAGTCATTGTATCTTAAATACTTAAGCATGGGGACATGTTCCAAAATGTGGACATTTCAATAACTACAAGTTTTCAATATTAAGACGACTGTGTGTAACAAcaatgggttaaatgcagagttGTGTGTGGctgaaaataattatatttcattcatttgttgaaatgttttaaaaactgaatGAGTGAATTTCCATGACATCATATGGACCTGAGGGTAACTAATAAGTTTGGTGATTCCATCACAGCACCATCATTACACTGACACAAGGAAACAAGGTTGACAAACTTGAAAGTAATATTGCAATTGGAACCACCATTATTAATAACTATTCAAACTAAATTTACCAAGTTAAATGAATGATTGAAGTTTGCATGAAACATATAAGTTATTTAGTTAGTGAAAATGTGAAAGTGTGTAATACCTTTGGTTTGAAACCAAATGATCACAAATGATTCGTGACATAGACCATGTTCACAGCTCAGCCTCATAATTACGAGGGatgatattgcagccttgagtattggccgataccgatattgatccgatccgatatcagcacgaatcatacacactttaatgacttattttgtagtgtggaatgttagaatagacttgatcaagtgatattacttaaacaggaaaactgacccatttattattaaccaatggttacATCCATTTTAACTAAAAATTTGTTAAAATtgctaaaactaagactaaatctagaatggcttccaaaaacaacagtgCACAGTTCACCATCTCACCATTCTCTTACTGCACATGttattggtctttgtatatttgactacttgttaaactattcaatttaatcaacacatttaattaagattttctgcaaaatgcaatagcttacaacatttatcttatttgctctgtttacgtagcaatgctgacacctattggtgatttactggtactactgccttaacaatgacactcgcaatggataagataagaataatttaatagcatttaatagagccttgtagtaacctataaatacggtaataaaaatcaaaaaatagtctgatatacgacacatgacttattttggaatacaaagaaccaactcgtaaccaaagactacgctatgtaaaaggtgaattaacttttattagtaactttggtaagtttcagatttcaattcataaataacatcgatggaggggggcccaaaaaatacagtctgcctagtatagtccatttaGTTAATCCGGCTCTGCtcagagcccacgtgatcacaacagctgctggatagaagagctggagcggaatggactgttgtatcggAGCGTTTATATCAGAGATCttagaggcagtccgatataatccgatactcattttttggctgatatcggaccgatatcccTAATAACTACACAACATTTGAACAAATCATTCATTTACAATGTTCAAATTCAGATGTCAGATGGTTTTAGTTATTATATAGTCCAGTGAAAACCTTACACTTAGATGCTAACAATTCTTTTCCCCATTATGTTTACTCAAGTAGCTGAGGTTGTCATTTAAGACAAGATAACCATACTTGAATCAATACAACAGATAAATATGACACACCAGCTCTTGTGCTCTTACCCTTTGGCCACTGTAAAACAAGCTTAATCACTGCTAACAAGAattttacttaatttatttttaacattgaaAAACGCTTGTAATTTTATTaagtttagttcagggttagaatttcaaattcaaaactcCGATAGCACAGATTTACTTTGCATGCAAATGTCTACTCCCTGATCTACCCAAACCAACGTTTTAATTGAATGTCTTTTAGTGTGAGTCtagtagtttttattttattgtaacttaagcatattaaattaaacatgttCCTTTTATGCTGTGACTGATTTTGCTTAGTTTTCTTGGATGTTTATTCACTTGTTGATGGTATGTTGAACATGTTGGAAGagctccatttttgttttgtctatttgatt
This window harbors:
- the LOC131447517 gene encoding terminal nucleotidyltransferase 5A-like — protein: MYRDERVSVLTWDQVRRLDSILAESVPIHGRGNFPTLSVQPRQLVQVVKARLEERGVEVRGVKLNGSAASHVLHQDNGLGYKDLDLIFGLNLTDDKTFQRVKDVVLDCLVEFLPTEVSRERVSALALKEAYVQKLVKVCTDTDRWSLISLSNNTGKNVELKFVDSLRRQFEFSVDSFQITLDSLLLFDRCSQTEMSDTFHPTVQGESMYGHFGEALDHLRSRTIATRSPEEIRGGGLLKYCHLLVRGFQPSSEMQMKQMQRYMCSRFFIDFSDIGEQRRKLEAYLQNHFAGLEHKRYEYLVTLRRVVDQSTVCLMGHERRQTLALISTLARRVMAEHNAVPALSNITCYYQPAPYVRDGNFSHYYVSPVTTVSSSYQTWLPCS